One Ranitomeya variabilis isolate aRanVar5 chromosome 4, aRanVar5.hap1, whole genome shotgun sequence genomic window, cagggtgaagatctgacccatattagtacttcagagacatatgtgaggggtgatgagcggtgtaaagaggagattcctacatatgactacccaggtgagtagtgatcaCTAAATacaagaagtcacagattcttctcaggcatcggctgtggctgctttatcggtggtgtagtccagccgtatcacaatcatgtgatcaccattttgcctctagagcacaacattctcctccacccaaaactgttcaaatgactttggtcaTTGAAAGCCCTTTTGTATGTAATTTACAACCTGGAAGATCCACCTGCCCCCTGGGATTAGAAGACGCTGGCCGTTACCTGTGTTTATCTGTAAACTACAAACCCAACTACAAACTTAGAATGTGCTAACAAGTTAGAAAATCATTATGATGGGCCTATAAGAGAaagtggagggtaatgatgctgttgacttcctagatccctgatatcttattggatgaatctaccttctccccTTCTGTGCTGATGAATGTTCTCATATGGTACCTATAAAACCAGGTCCAgtttttctggccaaacttcacttatgATCGCCAACCTTAAATGTGCAGTGAagaccaagtgtgaatttctgtacaataacaacagagttttcctttttcctgacttttcaatttatttcaaaaccaactaacttcaagcaggattgtgataaactacatgaAAAACATTACACTTgttccatgatatatctctaaactgtgcgtggctgatggctgtaatatacattcatTCACTCCTGCACGATATGTGTTGGCATGGcttcgagccctggtttcatggattcactccacatcaTAAATTTCATTATGTTTTCGAtcataaggaattcagattactgcacaatctctcctgaaatggggagcactaaaactttctctactcttctggtcaggactcataatagctccaatggtccaccataaatttATACAACTCCATTTTAATGTTGGAGTTCTCCCCCAAGACATACGTAATTGTTGAGGATGTAACATATTCTTTTATTCTATGTCTTCCTTTACAAGTTATTTCTGTTTGATAGTTTAATTGTGGTGGGATCAGTATGCCTCACTTATGTTACTCTGTAACTCCCTGGAAGTCTTTAAAATAATATCTCCATTACCTCTTCCTAGTGCCCGAGATCTAAATTTAAGACACCTGAGCTCTTTAGtattaaaaaaagttatttttaaatGTCTAATTTTTCCTCTTCAAACTCATCTGACCAAAAATATTGGCCCTTATGATAGTTTAGATTGCGAAGAGCCACCAAGCCCCATACTTTAATTactccagagaggtttcaccactacttactcaTATTTTACCcatgaagactgttgagtttgatcatttcagtagatgtgttctTGTCTATACTCAGTTTGACTACAGTACTTAGTGCCCAAAATCCTctgattaaagggagcctgtcacctcaaattggcgggatatttaaatgagtttttaccggtccgatgggcggcatttcctcttcatttctccaccccgtcagtCCCTGTtatccgcaatatgttagtgaattaaagTACGTGTGCGCCATAGTTGGCGTGTGCGCaatgcagtcttcggtggcgcacacgcagtatgctttgcccaactgcgggcaaagccacaaagcattactgcgcatgcgcccgcgcactatatcccgcaacacagcaaaatatttctgggacatagtgcgcgggcacatgcacagtaatgcttttcggctttgcccgcagttgggcaaaacatactgcacGTGCaccaccgaagattgcattgcgcacgtgccaactatggcgcacacgtactctaattcactaacatattgcggacaacagggacggacggggtggagaaatgaagaggaaacgcCGCCCATCGAACAGGtgaaaactcatttaaatatcccgccaatttgaggttccCTTTACAACCCTGCTGTTGTCTTCGGTCAAAAACGACCGACCATGAACTTCAATATTCTTTAAAATATTCAAGATGCGGCTCTGAAACCCATGGCCGACTGACCCATCCTCATTtaagtcaatcaaccacaagtttcagaaccgcatcttgaaCACCCCAAAAAATACCAAAGTTCAAAATCCATCTCCCCAGACCGAAGACAACAGCActtcccgcagccagttttgtgttcctaatcaGGGCCCATTTTTCTTTCAccttatgtggtgataactttggaattcttcacagAGGATAaggaaacaaatggaccttacaaattattttccaataaTTGGACAATACCATATATACTGTTGTACACTACTGTCTGAGCACGTGGCAGGATTAAGAATATAATGAGTGCTATTTAGCTATCTAAATGCAGATCTTGCGGGAacagtttgcagacacaatgtattgggggCACTGTTCAGCATCACCTGGCACCAGTAAATATGGCGACCACGAACAGACGTCTTCATTTTCCAGATCCTAGGTTTTATCTTGCTCATCACCCTTTAACCCCTCTACATGCATATGGATTTACACAAAGACCTCTAGGCTTGGGCCACGGTGTTGCCTACTGTTCAGTGGTGTAAGATGGGATGAAGAATAGTTAGGTAGCAGAGTCAGAACCAGGATGGCAGAAAAAATATGAAATCAGAACACACgagtagtcagtaaacaggccGGGGATACAACAGGAAGCAAATACACCAGCTGAGAatggagcacagaggactgaaccagagaagaacaaggctgtatctggcagcttccagaaATATGCTTCACGATTTGGTAGGATGTGGggctttccaattggctgaagcaAGGAGCAGATTACTCTAGTATTACTCTAGCTGCAAAGCACGTGCacacatactgccagactggatggtactagAGGTCCCAGGCTCCCTAACCTTAGTGGCTTGAGTTTTTGGTTATGACGTTTCCTCCATTACCAGCGCTGCCTACAAAATCAATAAGGTGGCTCCTGGTAACGGAAGCAGATGTCTCAGGAGCTGATGTCAGAGGAGATGGGACACCTCATTTGCAGAAGCCCCAATATAacaaaatggcagaaaaccagagcacTAGAAATCCCcataaaatgacaccattttggaaattacaaccctcagtgaattaatctaTAGGAGGAGTGACTCTTTTGACTCCACGGACACTTTCCTGAAATTGGCACACAATGGAAGTTGGAGAGTAgaaatttgccattttattacccaacacatagtgcccagattgtgctccaggagacacacacataCTATAAACTAAGTGGGTTCTTTACTCTGTAGTAATAccaaatacatggatgctaaatgtggtttggtcACATTGCAAGTCTCAGAAGCGAGGGGGAGATTTGACTTTGATAGAGTGAATTGTGCTAGATTGGTTAATGGAAGCCATGTTGCCTTTCAAGATCCTTTCAGCCACTAATAATGTGGatacctctgtttttccattgacagatgatggacctgagttgcaacttgttttttgtgagatgagtagaAGCTTATTTTTTACTACATAACATTTGGTGGCTTTTTATTtcttatttgggaggcagaatgaacaaacagttgaacaccatgctCTAATGGTTCACCTAattaggttttctattagactgtcaataattcaatatttttacataatttgccATTTCTACAGACAGTTAAAGTAGTAAATGTTCCAAAATATAAAATTCaatgatattttattaaaaaataattggttttattcttagcagatgactgtaccagaagatcagagggacagctgacagctTCAATTTTTAAATtggatgatcttgagatcccacagaatacacttgaagtgaatgccattactccagatataccatcatcccttcacagcaaagatctatcatccgatcctttgaaacaggtcctatcttctgattcattactgactactaaggaaaatcaaagttacAAAATAagtattaaaaaacaaactgctccaaaAGCAcagaagctattttcatgttcagaaaatggaaatagttttccccttgaaaagtcttttcttaagcatcaaaaaattcacaaagcagagaatagattttcttgttccaagtgtgggaaatgttttaaccagaaatcagatcttgttaggcatgatagaattcacacaggggagaagccattttcatgttccgaatgtgggaaacgttttaaccagaaatcagatgttGTTATGCACCAAAGAACCcatacaggggaaaagcctttttcatgttcagaatgtgggaaatgttttagccttaaatcacattttgttaagcaccagagaacccacacaggggagaaacctttttcatgttcagaatgtgggaagtgttttagccGTAAATCAGATATTGttatgcaccagagaacccacacaggggagaagcctttttcatgttcagaatgtgagaaatgttttacacagaaaccagatttggttaagcatcagagaacccatacaggggagaagcctttttcatgttcagaatgtgggaaatgttttacagtgaaagcgcatcttgataggcaccagagaatccacacaggggagaagcctttttcatgttcagaatgtgggaaatgctttaatcgAGAATCGTATCTTGTtgtgcaccagagaattcacacaggggagaagcctttttcatgttcagaatgtgggaaatattttagccATAAACCAGATTTTGTtaagcatcagagaattcacacaggagagaagcctttttcatgctcagaatgtgggaaatgttttaaccagaaatcagatttggtgaagcaccagagaacacacacaggggagaagccattttcatgtttagaatgtgggaaatgttttacacagaaatcaactcttaataaacatcagagaagtcatacagaagagaaacctttttcattttcagaaagtggaaaatgttttaaccggaaagtgtATCTTGATAATCACCAAAGAAcctacacaggagagaagccttttttatgttcagaatgtggaaaatgttttaatcagaaatcaaatTTTATcagacaccagagaattcacacaggggtgaagcctttttcatgttcagattgtgggaaatgttttaaccagaaatcaagttttatcagacatcagagaattcacacaggagagaagcctttttcatgttcagattgtgggaaatgttttagccagaaatcagatgctgttatacaccaaagaactcatacaggagagaagtattttttcatgtccagaatattggaaatgttttaaccaaaaattatattttcttaaagggattgtccattaacAGGGCAACCCTTTGTCATTCCTCAAGTttggccttgttaaaataaaaTCACTTATACTCCCTTTCCTTGCCAGTGCCTTTCCAGCTGTGTCGGTACTCACATTCCCTGTGCTCGTGTGAGGTTGCTACATCTCATGAACCCTGTGCAcaatcactgtctccgccttcggacgtattgaacatcaacaggaagccaggTCTGCGGCTGCTCTCTTACTTCCTCTTATTGTTCAGTtcgtctgaaggtggggacagtgccaccagtgctgattgggtgcagggctcacatAATGTAACACCCTCACATAGACCCCGGAAATGCAAGTGCCGACATCACTGGAACGACACCAGCATGGGAGGTTTACTTAAGTAGTGTTATTTTtacaggaccaaacatgaggaatgagaagggggtTGTCCAACCCCTTTAAACTCTTGCATCATGCATGTGCTGTATATTGTGATAGCGACGTTGAGGAGCATCGCAGTGGGAGTGAGCTCCTTGTCTTCTTCCATCAGCACAACGCGATGCGATTGCGTTGTGCCGATCGTCTCAATGGTGACCCTGGGCCGCAACATGGCTGCAGCTTCCTTCAGGGAAGGTAGCCTAtgagcgcctgctaagagcaggatcCGACATGCCTCCTCCCTGCCTGTCAGACGCTACTCTGATGTACTGcactgcagaagcattgcagagtatcagatcagtgatctgtcagtgtAAGGATGATGTACCATagtggaacaatgtaaaaaaaagttattaaaaattgtataaacattttttttaaatacccaaataaagaacaaaaaaatgaaaaacattaatccaataaatacatttatgtaaaaaaaaaagtgcagataTTTGGTATTGTCATGTCTGGaataacccgacctataaaactgttaactagttaaccccttcattgaacaccataaaaaaaacgaggcaaaaactatgctttatcatcataccgtcgaacaaaaagtgcaataaaacgctatAAAGATGAATGGAAATAAAAATGATactgctgaaaacataatcttgtcctgcaaaaaaaagccactcagaataaagtgatgcaaatttTTTTCTATTGTGTaagagctccaaaacataaaaaaatatataaatgtggtattgctgtaatcatactgaaagCACCGAGTAATATCCCTTACGGGGTCATGAAGGATACCATATATAG contains:
- the LOC143767660 gene encoding uncharacterized protein LOC143767660 isoform X2, with the protein product MDMHRDKMAERILHLALEILFRLTGEDYTVVKKTSSERCQDPVSEGWGRLLSPIKGPPPHPFIREDIDYQKVLELAYKMIELLIGEVPIRCQDVAVYFSMEEWEYLEGHKDLYKDIMMEVPQPLTSPALSSKRTSPERCPHPLLPENCKQEDPNVPQDHQGEDLTHISTSETYVRGDERCKEEIPTYDYPDDCTRRSEGQLTASIFKLDDLEIPQNTLEVNAITPDIPSSLHSKDLSSDPLKQVLSSDSLLTTKENQSYKISIKKQTAPKAQKLFSCSENGNSFPLEKSFLKHQKIHKAENRFSCSKCGKCFNQKSDLVRHDRIHTGEKPFSCSECGKRFNQKSDVVMHQRTHTGEKPFSCSECGKCFSLKSHFVKHQRTHTGEKPFSCSECGKCFSRKSDIVMHQRTHTGEKPFSCSECEKCFTQKPDLVKHQRTHTGEKPFSCSECGKCFTVKAHLDRHQRIHTGEKPFSCSECGKCFNRESYLVVHQRIHTGEKPFSCSECGKYFSHKPDFVKHQRIHTGEKPFSCSECGKCFNQKSDLVKHQRTHTGEKPFSCLECGKCFTQKSTLNKHQRSHTEEKPFSFSESGKCFNRKVYLDNHQRTYTGEKPFLCSECGKCFNQKSNFIRHQRIHTGVKPFSCSDCGKCFNQKSSFIRHQRIHTGEKPFSCSDCGKCFSQKSDAVIHQRTHTGEKYFFMSRILEMF
- the LOC143767660 gene encoding uncharacterized protein LOC143767660 isoform X1, translated to MDMHRDKMAERILHLALEILFRLTGEDYTVVKKTSSERCQDPVSEGWGRLLSPIKGPPPHPFIREDIDYQKVLELAYKMIELLIGEVPIRCQDVAVYFSMEEWEYLEGHKDLYKDIMMEVPQPLTSPALSSKRTSPERCPHPLLPENCKQEDPNVPQDHQGEDLTHISTSETYVRGDERCKEEIPTYDYPADDCTRRSEGQLTASIFKLDDLEIPQNTLEVNAITPDIPSSLHSKDLSSDPLKQVLSSDSLLTTKENQSYKISIKKQTAPKAQKLFSCSENGNSFPLEKSFLKHQKIHKAENRFSCSKCGKCFNQKSDLVRHDRIHTGEKPFSCSECGKRFNQKSDVVMHQRTHTGEKPFSCSECGKCFSLKSHFVKHQRTHTGEKPFSCSECGKCFSRKSDIVMHQRTHTGEKPFSCSECEKCFTQKPDLVKHQRTHTGEKPFSCSECGKCFTVKAHLDRHQRIHTGEKPFSCSECGKCFNRESYLVVHQRIHTGEKPFSCSECGKYFSHKPDFVKHQRIHTGEKPFSCSECGKCFNQKSDLVKHQRTHTGEKPFSCLECGKCFTQKSTLNKHQRSHTEEKPFSFSESGKCFNRKVYLDNHQRTYTGEKPFLCSECGKCFNQKSNFIRHQRIHTGVKPFSCSDCGKCFNQKSSFIRHQRIHTGEKPFSCSDCGKCFSQKSDAVIHQRTHTGEKYFFMSRILEMF